In a single window of the Terriglobia bacterium genome:
- a CDS encoding DUF2277 domain-containing protein: MCRNIKTLFNFDPPVTKEEVQAASLQFVRKITGFNKPSKANEAAFQTAIDEIAAISNRLLRSLETTAPPKNREEEAAKARARAAERFGT, encoded by the coding sequence ATGTGCAGAAACATCAAAACGCTTTTTAACTTTGATCCGCCAGTGACTAAGGAAGAAGTGCAGGCAGCTTCGCTTCAGTTCGTAAGAAAGATCACCGGCTTTAACAAGCCGTCCAAGGCCAATGAGGCGGCGTTTCAAACAGCGATTGATGAAATCGCCGCTATCTCAAACCGGCTGCTGCGCTCTTTGGAAACCACCGCGCCGCCCAAGAACCGGGAAGAAGAGGCCGCTAAAGCACGCGCGCGTGCGGCCGAAAGATTCGGCACGTAA
- a CDS encoding lactonase family protein: MLSSQHRSRTFQPAQRLIFPYLLAIVLLLNGCGMGSKNPPPMATAGFAFVTNSGSGSVSALAMDSSGALSLIAGSPFPAGAGAEFLTFDSVHKFLFVSNQNANTVSAFSVSTGTGQLTAVPGSPFATGARPIGIAVDPAGKFVFVANQAADSISAFSIGANGSLAPVAGSPFTVGNPYGLAVNVAGTVLFANNFPDSSISDLNTVSAFQIGANGALTSVAGSPFPTSSTAGFASAIGLAADPAGKFLFVGDHMAQSIVPFNITATGALTPVSALPAAAPACSVSCHNNPLRLAVHPNDQFVYATNVQAGTVSAFKITNGALSSIADVPAGQHPFGVALDPAGQFLFAVNKADNTVSAYAVNSSTGMLSPLSGSPFSGNLNAPTDIVVIAKK; encoded by the coding sequence ATGCTCTCATCGCAACACCGTTCCCGCACCTTCCAGCCTGCTCAACGGTTGATCTTTCCCTATCTGCTTGCGATTGTCCTGCTGTTGAATGGATGCGGCATGGGCAGCAAAAATCCGCCGCCAATGGCCACAGCCGGCTTTGCCTTTGTAACCAATTCAGGTTCCGGCTCTGTTTCTGCATTGGCCATGGATAGTTCCGGCGCTCTTTCACTCATTGCCGGTTCTCCGTTTCCGGCGGGCGCCGGCGCAGAGTTCCTCACATTTGATTCAGTGCATAAGTTTCTCTTTGTGAGCAACCAGAATGCGAACACAGTCTCAGCATTTTCAGTAAGTACCGGCACTGGCCAGCTTACCGCTGTGCCCGGCTCTCCGTTTGCCACCGGCGCACGACCCATTGGGATTGCCGTTGATCCAGCGGGAAAATTTGTTTTTGTAGCGAACCAGGCGGCGGACAGCATTTCCGCTTTCAGCATCGGTGCAAACGGCTCGCTGGCTCCTGTTGCAGGATCACCGTTCACCGTCGGCAATCCCTATGGACTGGCTGTGAATGTAGCGGGGACGGTATTGTTCGCCAACAATTTCCCTGATTCTTCAATCTCTGATCTCAACACTGTCTCCGCGTTCCAGATTGGAGCCAACGGCGCTTTAACCTCCGTTGCCGGCTCTCCATTTCCGACCTCAAGCACCGCAGGCTTTGCGTCTGCAATCGGACTCGCCGCCGATCCCGCGGGAAAATTCCTGTTTGTTGGCGATCACATGGCCCAATCCATTGTCCCATTCAACATCACTGCCACAGGGGCTTTGACGCCGGTTTCCGCGCTGCCCGCTGCCGCGCCCGCTTGCTCTGTTTCCTGCCACAATAATCCGTTGCGGCTGGCGGTCCATCCCAATGATCAGTTCGTTTACGCGACGAACGTGCAGGCCGGAACCGTGTCCGCGTTCAAAATAACAAATGGCGCGCTCTCTTCGATTGCAGATGTTCCGGCCGGCCAGCATCCATTTGGCGTGGCGCTTGATCCCGCAGGGCAGTTTTTGTTTGCGGTCAACAAAGCTGATAACACCGTGTCTGCCTACGCCGTGAATTCTTCAACCGGCATGCTTTCTCCACTGAGCGGCTCGCCCTTTTCTGGAAACTTGAATGCGCCCACGGACATTGTGGTAATAGCTAAAAAATAA
- a CDS encoding VOC family protein: protein MKEISAYLIFNGNCREAMTFYQKCLGSELQLITFGDMGGNVPPDAKDRIAHARISKGAAVLLASDNMPGMAFNAGDNYFVCIQCESVQEADKLFAALSEKGKTIQPPQETPWAKRFAMFTDQFGTKWMLNCAKAQ from the coding sequence ATGAAGGAAATCAGCGCATATCTCATCTTTAATGGAAACTGTCGCGAGGCAATGACGTTTTACCAGAAATGCCTTGGCTCTGAACTGCAACTGATAACGTTCGGCGATATGGGCGGCAATGTGCCACCGGATGCCAAAGACCGGATTGCCCACGCCAGAATCAGCAAGGGCGCCGCGGTTTTGCTGGCCTCAGACAATATGCCGGGAATGGCGTTCAACGCCGGCGATAACTATTTTGTTTGCATACAGTGTGAATCTGTACAGGAGGCAGATAAATTGTTTGCTGCGCTCAGCGAAAAAGGCAAAACCATACAGCCGCCGCAGGAAACTCCCTGGGCCAAACGTTTTGCCATGTTCACGGACCAATTCGGGACCAAGTGGATGTTGAATTGTGCGAAGGCACAATAA
- a CDS encoding DUF2846 domain-containing protein, with the protein MRIALIMMFLAVSAFVQDEPPVPAACGRKDTNFKVKLDESRHAIAQAEPGKARVYFIQDVGRISCLGGCFKTKIGVNGTWVGANQRNSYFSISVEPGEHHMCANTGSVIALAHFTAEAGKVYYFRVRAFNTDQWIFDFDPIDSDQAEYLIASYPLSVSRPNP; encoded by the coding sequence ATGAGAATCGCTCTCATCATGATGTTTTTGGCCGTATCCGCATTTGTCCAGGACGAGCCTCCTGTCCCGGCAGCTTGCGGCCGTAAAGATACAAACTTCAAAGTTAAGCTGGATGAGTCCAGACACGCGATCGCGCAAGCCGAACCCGGAAAAGCGCGGGTTTACTTCATTCAGGATGTTGGCCGGATAAGCTGCCTGGGAGGTTGCTTTAAAACAAAAATTGGGGTGAACGGAACCTGGGTTGGCGCCAATCAGCGCAACTCCTATTTCTCAATCTCCGTGGAACCGGGCGAGCACCATATGTGCGCGAACACAGGATCAGTAATAGCGCTTGCGCATTTCACTGCTGAAGCAGGAAAGGTCTATTACTTCCGCGTCCGGGCTTTTAATACGGACCAATGGATCTTCGATTTTGACCCCATCGATAGTGATCAGGCCGAGTATCTAATTGCTTCTTATCCGTTGAGCGTTTCGCGCCCAAATCCGTAA
- a CDS encoding adenylosuccinate synthase: MKRGRTAVIVGAQWGDEGKGKIVDVLSHNFSVVARYAGGHNAGHTVIIKGKKFVLQLVPCGVLRKGCRSVIGNGVVLDPLAFLKEVKMLREAGVQVDGNLFVSNRAHVILPYHRMIEMGAENAPGRVKIGTTSRGIGPAYEDKMGRRGLRVADLLDSTLLKSTIENACREKNMIAHALFNSDPLDADSMYAEYAEAAKQIAPFVADTAVLLNQALAEGGSVMFEGAQATMLDIDHGTYPFVTSSSCTAGGAATGTGVPPNAIQNVIGVTKAYCTRVGGGPFPSEVEGPVADQLRARGNEYGAVTGRPRRCGWIDLPLLRYAQMINGVNWWVVTKLDVLDVLDEVPVCVGYKVKGKKMDSIPALATGFEQVQPIYEKMPGWKKSTEGAASFDDLPKKAQEYLRFIERESGAKIGMVSTGPERDQTMLLPEFEAAIIGPAEKAAPVKGAKAK, translated from the coding sequence GTGAAGCGCGGCAGGACAGCAGTGATCGTAGGCGCCCAGTGGGGCGACGAAGGCAAAGGCAAAATTGTCGACGTACTGTCGCACAATTTCTCCGTGGTGGCCCGTTATGCCGGAGGGCATAACGCCGGGCACACCGTCATTATCAAGGGCAAAAAATTTGTGCTGCAGCTTGTTCCCTGTGGCGTGCTGCGCAAAGGCTGCCGCTCGGTCATCGGCAACGGCGTAGTGCTTGACCCGCTGGCCTTCCTGAAGGAAGTAAAGATGCTGCGCGAAGCTGGCGTGCAAGTGGATGGCAACCTATTCGTTTCTAACCGCGCCCACGTGATCCTGCCCTACCACCGCATGATTGAGATGGGAGCGGAGAATGCCCCGGGACGCGTGAAGATTGGCACCACATCGCGCGGAATCGGTCCGGCGTATGAAGACAAGATGGGACGCCGCGGGCTGCGTGTGGCCGACCTGCTGGACTCCACGCTGCTCAAGTCAACGATTGAAAACGCCTGCCGCGAGAAAAACATGATCGCGCACGCGCTCTTCAATTCCGACCCGCTCGACGCCGACAGCATGTACGCCGAATACGCAGAAGCCGCCAAACAGATTGCGCCCTTCGTGGCCGATACTGCTGTGCTGCTGAACCAGGCGCTGGCGGAAGGCGGGTCGGTGATGTTTGAGGGCGCGCAAGCTACCATGCTTGATATCGACCACGGAACGTATCCTTTTGTTACGTCATCAAGCTGCACCGCGGGCGGCGCGGCCACCGGCACCGGCGTACCTCCAAACGCGATTCAAAATGTGATCGGCGTGACCAAGGCGTACTGCACCCGCGTGGGCGGCGGTCCCTTCCCTAGTGAGGTTGAAGGACCGGTTGCCGATCAGCTTCGCGCGCGTGGCAATGAATACGGCGCGGTCACCGGACGCCCCCGCCGTTGCGGCTGGATTGACCTGCCGCTTCTCCGCTATGCGCAAATGATCAACGGCGTGAACTGGTGGGTGGTGACAAAGCTGGACGTGCTGGACGTGCTCGATGAAGTCCCCGTCTGCGTGGGCTACAAGGTCAAGGGCAAGAAAATGGATTCCATCCCTGCGCTGGCCACCGGCTTTGAGCAGGTGCAACCCATCTATGAAAAAATGCCGGGCTGGAAGAAATCTACTGAAGGCGCGGCCAGCTTTGACGATCTGCCGAAGAAAGCGCAGGAATACCTGCGATTCATTGAGCGCGAGAGCGGAGCTAAGATCGGGATGGTTTCCACCGGTCCTGAGCGCGATCAGACCATGCTTCTGCCGGAATTCGAAGCCGCGATCATTGGCCCGGCTGAGAAAGCTGCTCCGGTAAAAGGCGCAAAAGCGAAATAA
- a CDS encoding VOC family protein, whose amino-acid sequence MTASAPPFVECDQVHAVLAVSDIPAAIDFYTKKLGFKLTFTWGGDPPTFAGVNLGKVQMFLQKGTPSPKGCSVTFLVGDADQLYAFHRAKGVEVTAEITDRDYGIRDYGVRDLNGYHLSFGHHIFNAGPPIKIERVDVPVRLEKRLAALLQDLAKHKRMSVTSCLEEMLLHTNDGVGPHAQTTLHYIQELKKEHGIDYDCHASYRFVEGDSK is encoded by the coding sequence ATGACGGCCTCGGCCCCTCCCTTTGTGGAATGCGATCAAGTCCATGCGGTACTGGCAGTCAGCGACATCCCCGCCGCCATAGACTTTTACACAAAAAAGTTAGGCTTCAAACTGACGTTCACATGGGGTGGTGATCCGCCGACTTTCGCGGGCGTGAACCTTGGCAAGGTGCAGATGTTCTTGCAGAAGGGAACGCCCAGTCCCAAGGGATGTTCCGTGACCTTTCTCGTCGGCGACGCGGACCAGCTCTACGCATTCCATCGCGCTAAGGGCGTTGAAGTCACAGCGGAGATTACCGACAGGGATTATGGAATCAGAGACTACGGCGTGCGCGATCTGAATGGATACCATCTCTCGTTCGGGCACCATATCTTCAACGCTGGGCCGCCGATCAAGATTGAGCGGGTGGACGTGCCGGTGCGACTGGAGAAACGCCTTGCCGCCCTGCTCCAGGACCTGGCAAAGCACAAACGCATGAGCGTGACCAGTTGCCTGGAAGAGATGCTGCTGCATACAAATGATGGTGTTGGGCCGCACGCGCAAACCACGCTCCACTACATTCAGGAATTAAAGAAAGAACATGGCATTGATTATGACTGCCATGCCAGCTACCGGTTTGTGGAAGGTGATTCAAAATGA
- a CDS encoding antibiotic biosynthesis monooxygenase has translation MIVLKVDMLLKPGTEAKCREYIQILQEHSRKEPGCLLYIGHQSTEDPRKFLFYEQYKDAAALEAHRNAPYFKQYVIDGLDTIMEHRSRDLFEPVD, from the coding sequence ATGATCGTTCTAAAAGTTGACATGCTGCTGAAGCCCGGCACAGAAGCGAAGTGCCGTGAGTACATCCAAATCCTGCAGGAACATTCGCGCAAGGAGCCTGGTTGCCTGCTGTACATCGGACACCAGTCCACAGAAGACCCGCGCAAGTTCCTTTTCTATGAGCAATATAAGGATGCTGCGGCGCTGGAAGCCCATCGCAATGCGCCATACTTCAAGCAATATGTCATCGACGGGCTGGATACGATCATGGAGCACCGCAGCAGAGATCTGTTTGAGCCTGTTGACTGA
- a CDS encoding aspartate aminotransferase family protein — MPNDAALFPRNFKKQYPIAVRGEGCWITAADGRRYLDAVGQAAVVNIGHGLASVARAMAEQASQLAFAHSSQFHTATAERLAARLLALAPEAMRRGGRIYFCSGGSEANETAIKLARQHFLERGQPQRFRVVSRRQSYHGSTLGAMAMSGNMARREPYQPLLLEWGHVDPCFCRHCPLGLRFPECRLACAEELEILLREDREKSIAAFIFEPVVGATLGAAVPPDGYVQRIAEICGQHDVLLIADEAMTGIGRTGKPFAVDHWRVEPDMITFGKGAASGYAPLGGVIVAPRVVEAIESGSGAFQHGFTYQNHPVSMAAGNAVLDILQEQKLFTRVPAASRELFAALEPLKQHRHVGDVRGLGLLAGIEFVKDKNARAQFPREENIAGKIFQAAIDQGVLTYPTQGWVDGVHGDHILLAPPFIITAEECNITARGIAVAMEKVFPGS, encoded by the coding sequence GTGCCGAATGATGCAGCGCTCTTTCCGCGTAATTTCAAAAAGCAATACCCCATTGCTGTGCGTGGAGAAGGCTGCTGGATTACCGCCGCTGACGGCAGAAGATATCTGGACGCAGTGGGTCAGGCTGCGGTCGTAAACATCGGGCATGGCCTGGCTTCTGTCGCAAGGGCGATGGCCGAACAGGCTTCACAGCTTGCTTTTGCGCACAGCTCCCAGTTTCATACCGCAACAGCCGAAAGACTTGCTGCGCGTCTGCTTGCACTAGCTCCTGAAGCTATGCGCCGCGGAGGCCGCATCTATTTCTGTTCGGGTGGGTCTGAGGCCAATGAGACCGCCATCAAGCTGGCACGCCAGCATTTTCTGGAGCGAGGCCAGCCGCAACGCTTTCGCGTGGTCAGCCGGCGGCAGAGTTATCACGGCAGCACGCTCGGCGCCATGGCCATGAGCGGCAACATGGCCCGGCGTGAGCCCTACCAGCCGCTGCTCCTGGAGTGGGGACACGTTGATCCGTGCTTTTGCCGGCATTGCCCCCTGGGATTGCGGTTCCCTGAATGCAGGCTGGCCTGCGCCGAAGAACTGGAAATCCTGCTGCGCGAGGATCGCGAAAAATCTATCGCGGCATTTATCTTCGAGCCCGTAGTCGGCGCGACACTGGGCGCAGCCGTTCCGCCCGATGGCTATGTTCAGCGGATTGCCGAAATCTGTGGTCAGCACGATGTGCTTCTCATCGCCGATGAGGCAATGACCGGCATAGGCCGAACCGGCAAGCCCTTCGCGGTGGATCACTGGCGCGTTGAGCCGGACATGATTACGTTCGGCAAGGGCGCGGCCAGTGGCTATGCTCCACTGGGTGGAGTGATTGTCGCGCCGCGCGTGGTGGAAGCCATCGAAAGCGGCTCCGGCGCTTTTCAGCATGGCTTCACCTACCAGAACCATCCGGTCTCGATGGCGGCAGGCAATGCGGTGCTCGATATCCTGCAAGAGCAGAAGCTATTTACGCGAGTGCCGGCAGCGAGTCGCGAACTTTTTGCCGCGCTTGAGCCCCTCAAACAACACCGTCACGTGGGCGATGTTCGCGGCCTCGGTTTGCTGGCAGGTATCGAGTTCGTAAAAGATAAGAACGCCCGCGCGCAGTTCCCGCGCGAAGAGAACATTGCCGGCAAAATTTTTCAGGCTGCCATAGACCAGGGTGTGCTCACCTATCCAACGCAAGGCTGGGTGGACGGAGTGCACGGCGATCACATCCTGCTCGCTCCGCCGTTTATTATCACGGCAGAAGAATGCAACATCACGGCGCGGGGCATTGCAGTCGCGATGGAAAAAGTTTTTCCTGGCTCGTAA
- a CDS encoding insulinase family protein, producing the protein MHTIAGLYLVVVLIGTSSFSQSAPTKPAADPAPKAAAHSAAKSPQIPIPDIKYTKFVLKNGLTVLVHEDHKAPIVAVNTWYHVGSKNEKPGKTGFAHLFEHLMFSGSENFNTTFLNALERIGATNLNGTTNNDRTNYFENVPTSMLDYALFAESDRMGHLLPVLDQKKLDLQRGVVQNEKRQGENQPYGVVEELVTKNTYPAGHPYSWTVIGEMKDLDDAAMTDVQEWFKTYYGPNNTTLVIAGDITPEVARQKVEKYYGEIPPGPPIAKQETWVAKRTGTHRGWVQDRVPQARLYRIWNVPQYGSPEEAQLDLAAQVLGRGKTSRLYKRLVYKDQTATSATASDDTNEIGGQFDFTITAKPDQDLQKAQANFRNSEKAADEELKNFLKNGPTEAELQLAKTQIFGNYARIVERIGGFGGKSDLLARCQTFTGNPDCYKDYLKWIQAATPATVKKAANDWLSDGDYVLEVQPYPSNLKTDAKLDRSKPPATGEPMSLKLPPMQKATLSNGLKIVLAERHTAPVVNFSLLVDSGYAADPSSAPGTASFSQRMLEEGTPTRDSLKIGEELESLSANFGAGANLDWAFVNLNTLALTMDKALDIYADLILHPAFPQKEFARLQQDRIAIIRREKVQPQTMALRVVPQLLYGKGHPYSLPFTGSGTEASVSKLTREDLAKWHDTWFKPNNATLLIVGDTTLDAIKPKLEKLFAGWKPGDVPKKNVTKVPEPEKNVVYLIDRPDSKQSIIFGAQLAPPRNDPDAVALQLVNDVFGGSFGSRINMNLREDKHWSYGVFSAIPAARGQRPYLSISPVETDKTKESLAELVKEYKDIAGGKPIVEKELKDEQDNATLGLPGSFETVQQLAGAYSQILQYGLPEDYFNTFTQKAMSLTPESANEIAKKFILPDHLIWVVVGDMSKVEAGIRELNLGEIHKIDADGNPVQ; encoded by the coding sequence ATGCATACAATCGCCGGCCTGTACCTGGTAGTTGTCCTGATCGGCACCAGTTCTTTCAGCCAGAGCGCTCCGACCAAGCCAGCGGCGGATCCTGCGCCAAAGGCAGCCGCGCACTCCGCGGCAAAATCCCCGCAAATCCCCATACCTGACATTAAGTACACAAAGTTTGTTTTGAAGAACGGACTGACGGTCCTGGTGCATGAGGACCATAAAGCGCCGATCGTGGCCGTGAACACCTGGTATCACGTGGGATCCAAGAATGAGAAGCCGGGCAAGACCGGCTTTGCTCACTTGTTTGAACACCTGATGTTCAGCGGAAGTGAGAACTTTAATACTACTTTTCTCAATGCGCTGGAACGCATCGGCGCCACCAACCTGAATGGCACTACCAATAACGATCGCACCAATTATTTTGAGAACGTGCCTACTTCCATGCTGGACTATGCGCTTTTTGCCGAAAGCGACCGCATGGGCCACCTGCTGCCGGTGCTCGACCAGAAGAAGCTCGACCTGCAGCGCGGCGTGGTGCAGAACGAAAAGCGCCAGGGTGAAAACCAACCCTATGGTGTAGTTGAAGAGTTGGTTACTAAGAATACCTATCCGGCGGGCCATCCTTATTCATGGACTGTTATTGGCGAAATGAAGGACCTTGACGACGCCGCCATGACTGACGTGCAGGAGTGGTTCAAGACTTATTATGGGCCCAACAACACTACGCTGGTGATCGCCGGCGATATCACTCCTGAAGTTGCGCGCCAGAAAGTTGAAAAATATTACGGTGAGATTCCTCCCGGCCCTCCGATTGCCAAGCAGGAAACGTGGGTTGCCAAGCGTACCGGCACGCATCGTGGCTGGGTGCAGGACCGCGTCCCGCAAGCGCGGCTTTACCGCATATGGAATGTTCCGCAATATGGCTCCCCGGAAGAAGCGCAGCTTGATCTGGCGGCGCAGGTGCTGGGCCGCGGAAAAACTTCCCGGCTTTACAAGCGCCTTGTCTATAAAGACCAGACTGCCACCAGCGCCACCGCTTCTGACGACACAAACGAGATCGGCGGCCAGTTTGATTTCACCATCACGGCCAAGCCCGATCAGGACCTGCAAAAAGCCCAGGCAAACTTCCGCAACTCTGAGAAAGCCGCTGATGAAGAACTGAAAAACTTCCTGAAGAATGGTCCTACAGAAGCTGAACTACAATTGGCCAAGACACAGATCTTTGGCAACTATGCGCGCATTGTGGAGCGCATTGGTGGCTTTGGCGGAAAGAGTGATCTTCTGGCCCGCTGCCAGACCTTTACCGGCAATCCTGACTGCTACAAGGACTATCTCAAGTGGATACAAGCCGCCACCCCTGCCACAGTAAAAAAAGCGGCTAACGACTGGCTTAGCGACGGCGACTATGTTCTTGAAGTGCAGCCCTATCCTTCTAACCTGAAAACTGACGCCAAACTAGATCGCTCCAAGCCGCCGGCCACGGGTGAACCTATGTCACTCAAGCTGCCGCCCATGCAGAAAGCAACGCTTTCCAATGGGCTGAAGATTGTGCTGGCAGAGCGGCACACAGCGCCAGTCGTAAACTTCTCACTGCTGGTGGATAGCGGATATGCCGCCGATCCATCCAGCGCTCCCGGCACAGCCAGCTTCTCACAGCGCATGCTGGAAGAAGGCACGCCCACGCGCGACTCACTCAAGATAGGTGAAGAACTGGAATCGCTCAGCGCAAACTTTGGCGCCGGAGCGAACCTTGACTGGGCCTTCGTCAACCTGAACACGCTGGCGCTCACCATGGATAAAGCGCTTGATATCTATGCCGACCTCATTCTGCATCCGGCGTTTCCACAGAAGGAGTTTGCGCGGCTGCAACAGGACCGCATTGCCATTATCCGGCGTGAAAAAGTTCAGCCGCAGACGATGGCCCTGCGCGTGGTGCCGCAGCTTCTTTATGGCAAAGGGCATCCTTATTCATTGCCTTTTACCGGTAGCGGAACTGAAGCCAGCGTAAGCAAGCTCACGCGTGAAGACCTGGCCAAGTGGCATGACACATGGTTCAAGCCCAACAACGCTACGCTGCTGATTGTGGGGGATACCACTCTGGACGCCATCAAACCCAAGTTGGAGAAACTTTTTGCCGGATGGAAGCCGGGCGACGTGCCAAAGAAGAACGTCACAAAAGTGCCGGAGCCGGAAAAGAATGTCGTTTACCTGATCGACCGTCCTGATTCCAAGCAAAGCATCATCTTTGGCGCGCAACTGGCCCCGCCGCGCAACGATCCTGACGCGGTCGCACTGCAACTGGTGAATGACGTTTTCGGCGGCAGCTTCGGCTCGCGCATTAACATGAACCTGCGTGAAGACAAGCACTGGTCATACGGTGTCTTCAGCGCGATCCCTGCGGCGCGCGGCCAGCGCCCTTACCTGAGCATCTCGCCTGTGGAAACTGACAAGACTAAGGAATCCCTGGCAGAACTGGTCAAGGAATACAAGGACATCGCCGGCGGCAAGCCTATCGTGGAAAAGGAACTGAAAGACGAGCAGGACAATGCCACGCTCGGCCTGCCCGGTAGTTTTGAAACCGTGCAGCAACTTGCCGGAGCTTATAGTCAGATCCTGCAATACGGCTTGCCGGAGGACTACTTCAATACGTTTACCCAAAAGGCGATGTCGCTGACGCCGGAGTCCGCAAATGAGATCGCCAAGAAATTCATCCTGCCCGATCACTTGATTTGGGTGGTCGTTGGCGATATGAGCAAGGTGGAAGCTGGCATCCGCGAGCTGAACCTAGGCGAGATCCACAAGATAGATGCGGATGGAAACCCGGTGCAGTAG
- a CDS encoding ABC transporter permease, with amino-acid sequence MTGRPLVETARNTMLFSEIVTLAVDSFRTSKWRFALTALGMVIGTASLIVVVTIGLTGKQYVMNQIQGIGANMVYAYYEGGSNSSISTGTRDDLTMEDLRAVQQEVPGIQAASPMVEIHDRVSVGAGRERDIQVLGVSTQYSTVRNLEILAGRFFDEEDSMSRAHVAAVTQQFAQRVYQSQSAAVGKDIKINGLPFVIIGTFRERVETFGQSEISGDTVLIPYNVARYFTGNDAVKQVFFSVSDAGEVTHATEMIKQVLQSRHRPQSVYRVENLTQLLAVASRAANGLTLMLLAISLLVLIVSGVGIMNIMLANVRTRIREIGIRKAIGATSREIRLQFLTEAVLISLTGGVVGTILGLALPFSVRFLTEYRIPISGLSAIIAIIVAVLVGVIFGTLPATRAAQLDPVEALHYE; translated from the coding sequence ATGACCGGACGTCCGCTGGTGGAAACCGCACGCAACACGATGCTCTTTAGTGAGATCGTTACGCTTGCCGTGGATTCTTTCCGCACCAGCAAGTGGCGCTTCGCGCTGACGGCTCTGGGCATGGTGATCGGCACGGCTTCGCTGATTGTCGTCGTGACGATTGGCCTTACCGGCAAGCAATACGTCATGAACCAGATTCAGGGAATTGGCGCGAACATGGTTTACGCATATTACGAAGGCGGCAGCAATTCTTCCATCAGCACCGGTACCAGAGACGATTTGACCATGGAAGACCTGAGGGCAGTGCAGCAGGAGGTGCCGGGAATCCAGGCGGCTTCGCCGATGGTTGAAATCCATGATCGCGTGAGCGTAGGCGCCGGGAGGGAACGCGACATACAGGTGCTGGGCGTTTCTACCCAATACTCCACGGTGCGGAATCTTGAGATCCTGGCGGGACGTTTCTTTGATGAAGAAGATTCGATGTCGCGAGCGCATGTGGCGGCCGTGACGCAGCAGTTTGCGCAGCGGGTCTACCAGAGCCAGAGCGCGGCCGTGGGAAAAGACATCAAGATCAACGGCCTTCCTTTCGTGATCATTGGCACCTTCCGTGAGCGAGTTGAGACCTTTGGTCAATCGGAAATCTCCGGCGACACCGTGCTCATTCCTTATAACGTGGCGCGATATTTCACTGGCAATGACGCGGTGAAACAGGTCTTCTTTTCCGTCTCTGACGCAGGCGAGGTCACGCACGCCACAGAAATGATCAAGCAAGTGCTGCAGTCGCGGCACCGGCCGCAGTCAGTTTATCGCGTGGAAAACCTCACGCAGTTGCTTGCGGTGGCTTCCAGGGCAGCCAATGGACTTACGCTGATGCTGCTGGCAATTTCTTTGCTGGTGCTGATTGTGAGCGGCGTGGGAATCATGAATATCATGCTGGCCAACGTCCGGACACGCATTCGCGAAATCGGCATACGCAAGGCGATTGGCGCAACGAGCCGTGAAATCCGCCTGCAATTTTTGACCGAAGCGGTCCTGATCTCACTGACCGGCGGCGTCGTAGGCACGATCCTCGGGCTGGCACTTCCTTTCTCTGTGCGCTTTCTTACTGAATATCGAATTCCGATTTCCGGACTCTCCGCCATCATCGCTATTATTGTTGCGGTACTGGTGGGGGTCATCTTTGGAACGCTGCCGGCTACGCGAGCAGCACAGTTGGATCCGGTGGAAGCTCTGCATTACGAATGA
- the tsf gene encoding translation elongation factor Ts: MSTETTTNITAAQVKELRERSGAPMMDCKNALSEAKGDIEGALVWLRKKGIATAAKKAARMTSEGSVASYIHAGGKIGVLVEINCESDFVARTDDFKDLIKDIAMHIAAADPKFVRKEDVTPDAYEKEKEIYRAQAAATGKPANVVEKIVEGKMSKFYEEVCLLDQPFVKEPGITIHQLIASKIGKLGENISVRRFARFKVGDVGETIAITKPQQDQKAE; this comes from the coding sequence ATGAGTACAGAAACGACCACCAACATCACAGCGGCACAGGTAAAAGAACTGCGCGAGCGCAGCGGCGCACCCATGATGGACTGCAAGAACGCGCTGTCTGAAGCCAAGGGCGATATTGAAGGCGCGCTGGTATGGCTGCGCAAAAAGGGCATTGCCACGGCGGCCAAGAAAGCGGCCCGCATGACGAGCGAAGGATCCGTGGCCAGCTACATCCATGCCGGAGGCAAGATTGGCGTGCTGGTGGAGATCAATTGCGAGAGCGATTTTGTGGCGCGCACGGACGATTTCAAAGACCTGATCAAAGACATTGCGATGCACATTGCGGCGGCGGACCCCAAGTTTGTCCGCAAAGAAGATGTCACGCCTGATGCCTATGAGAAGGAAAAAGAAATCTATCGCGCACAGGCTGCCGCAACCGGCAAGCCGGCCAACGTGGTGGAGAAGATCGTGGAAGGCAAGATGTCAAAGTTCTACGAAGAGGTCTGTTTGCTCGATCAGCCTTTCGTGAAAGAACCCGGCATCACCATCCATCAGTTGATCGCCAGCAAGATTGGCAAGCTGGGTGAGAACATCTCTGTCCGGCGCTTTGCTCGCTTTAAGGTCGGCGATGTGGGAGAGACGATCGCCATCACTAAGCCGCAGCAGGACCAGAAAGCGGAATAA